From the Acidovorax carolinensis genome, one window contains:
- a CDS encoding IS110 family transposase — MDVSRTFGEIAYLENGLLRPGGRVVLQHAELERFAQSLRASDEVVLEATGNTAAIVTALKPHVAKVVIANPLQVRLIAEARVKTDKIDAAILAQLYASGFLPQVWMPDERTLTLRRQVARRSQIVRHRTRLKNEIHGVLASHLIPHCPATDLFGNKGRAWLGQQPLPMDERLAVEQRLRELDRLQEDLAAIENLLCKSVLQEEQVKRLLTITGVNCIVAIGLLAAIGDIGRFASAAKLVSYFGLNPRVRQSGLQPAQHGHISKVGRAHARAMLVEAAWSAANAPGPLRAFFLRIRGRRGQQIAAVATARKLAVIAWHVLTGQEDFAWTRPALAARKRRELELRAGLPVKKGHRGPAADYNGKEIREREHAAAQLAEQAYTRFVANWQPRNKSSPPPLTPLGR; from the coding sequence CTGGACGTCTCGCGCACCTTTGGCGAGATTGCCTACCTGGAGAATGGCCTGCTGCGCCCTGGCGGGCGAGTGGTGCTGCAACACGCCGAGCTCGAGCGCTTCGCACAGAGCTTGCGGGCCAGCGACGAAGTGGTTCTTGAAGCCACCGGCAATACGGCTGCCATCGTGACGGCTCTGAAGCCGCACGTGGCCAAAGTGGTGATCGCCAATCCGCTGCAGGTCCGGCTGATCGCAGAAGCCCGGGTCAAGACGGACAAGATCGACGCGGCGATCCTGGCGCAGTTGTACGCCAGCGGCTTTTTGCCGCAGGTGTGGATGCCCGACGAGCGAACGCTGACGCTGCGCCGTCAGGTGGCGCGCCGCTCGCAAATCGTCAGGCACCGGACACGGCTGAAGAATGAGATTCATGGCGTGCTGGCTTCTCACCTGATTCCCCATTGTCCCGCAACCGACCTGTTCGGCAACAAAGGCCGCGCCTGGCTTGGCCAGCAGCCGCTTCCGATGGATGAACGCCTGGCTGTGGAGCAGCGCCTGCGTGAACTCGATCGGCTGCAGGAGGACCTGGCAGCGATCGAGAACCTGCTGTGCAAATCCGTTTTGCAAGAGGAGCAAGTCAAACGGCTGCTGACCATCACGGGTGTGAACTGTATTGTGGCCATCGGCCTGCTGGCTGCGATTGGCGACATCGGCCGCTTTGCAAGCGCCGCCAAGCTGGTGAGCTACTTCGGGCTCAACCCGCGGGTGCGCCAGTCTGGCTTGCAGCCGGCCCAGCACGGACACATCAGCAAGGTCGGGCGCGCCCACGCCCGCGCGATGCTGGTGGAAGCCGCATGGTCGGCCGCCAACGCGCCTGGCCCGCTGCGCGCGTTCTTCCTTCGAATCCGGGGCAGGCGTGGCCAGCAAATCGCCGCTGTCGCAACAGCGCGCAAACTGGCGGTGATCGCCTGGCATGTGCTCACCGGGCAGGAGGACTTTGCGTGGACCCGTCCAGCGCTGGCAGCCAGGAAGCGTCGTGAACTTGAGCTGCGTGCCGGGCTGCCAGTCAAGAAAGGGCATCGCGGCCCGGCGGCCGACTACAACGGCAAGGAAATACGTGAACGCGAACACGCTGCAGCGCAGCTCGCCGAGCAAGCCTACACGCGCTTCGTCGCCAACTGGCAACCCAGAAACAAGTCTTCGCCACCCCCTTTGACCCCGTTGGGAAGATGA
- a CDS encoding CusA/CzcA family heavy metal efflux RND transporter, protein MFEKLIRFSIEQRWLVLLAALAMAALGVFSYQKLPIDAVPDITNVQVQINTQAPGYSPLETEQRVTYPIETVMAGLPNLEQTRSLSRYGLSQVTVIFKDGTDIYFARQLVNERIQEARDKLPAGITPALGPISTGLGEIYLWTVETKDGAKKPDGSPYTATDLREIQDWIIKPQLRNVPGVTEINSIGGFAKEYQIAPIPERLASLGVTLQDVVTALDRNNGNVGAGYIEKRGEQYLIRAPGQVKSLEDIGDVILSSANGVPVRIRDVAEVGIGRELRTGAATDNGREVVLGTVFMLIGENSRTVSQAVSKKMVEVNKSLPEGVHAVTVYDRTVLVDKAISTVKKNLLEGAVLVIVILFLFLGNIRAAIITAMVIPLSMLFTFTGMVQYKVSANLMSLGALDFGIIIDGAVVIVENCVRRLAHAQAHHGRPLTRAERFHEVFLASQESRRPLLFGQLIIMVVYLPIFALTGVEGKMFHPMAFTVVAALVGAMILSVTFIPAAVALFIGNRVSEKENFLLGHAKRLYAPMLDRVMSAKALVLTIAAVAVILCGVIATRMGSEFVPNLNEGDFAIQALRIPGTSLSQSVAMQQQIESTLKAKFPEIERIFARTGTAEIASDPMPPNISDGYIMLKPMDEWPEPRKTRDELLAAIQEILGKIPGNNYEFSQPIQLRFNELISGVRSDVAVKIFGDDMEVLNKSAEEVSAMLQKIQGSSEVKVEQTTGLPMLTVNIDRQKAARYGLNVADIQDTVATAIGGREAGTMFEGDRRFDILVRLPEALRNDLEGMKRLPIPLPRSAEARTNFIPLGEVATFELAPGPNQVSRENGKRRIVVSTNVRGRDVGSFVAEAEQGLAQIKIPTGYWTSWGGTFENLQSATKRLQIVVPVSLLLVFVLLFAMFGNAKDGLLVFTGIPFALTGGILALWLRDIPMSISAAVGFIALSGVAVLNGLVMISYIRSLREEGVGLDDAIREGALTRLRPVLMTALVASLGFIPMAIATGTGAEVQRPLATVVIGGILSSTLLTLLVLPILYRLAHRPDEEEEDVSAEPSHPVASTPV, encoded by the coding sequence ATGTTTGAAAAACTCATTCGATTTTCAATCGAACAACGATGGTTGGTGCTACTTGCGGCCCTTGCCATGGCTGCGCTCGGCGTTTTCAGCTATCAAAAGCTGCCCATCGACGCTGTCCCTGACATCACGAACGTACAGGTTCAGATCAACACGCAGGCACCGGGTTACTCGCCGCTGGAGACGGAGCAGCGGGTCACCTACCCTATCGAGACGGTCATGGCCGGCTTGCCGAACCTGGAACAAACCAGGTCGCTTTCACGGTATGGACTGTCGCAGGTAACCGTCATTTTCAAGGACGGTACCGACATCTATTTCGCACGCCAGCTTGTGAACGAGCGTATCCAGGAGGCTCGGGACAAATTGCCTGCAGGCATCACACCGGCCCTGGGGCCCATCTCGACCGGGCTGGGAGAAATCTATCTCTGGACAGTAGAAACAAAAGACGGCGCGAAGAAACCTGATGGGAGTCCCTACACCGCTACGGACCTGCGAGAGATCCAGGATTGGATCATCAAGCCGCAACTGCGAAATGTTCCTGGCGTGACGGAAATCAACTCCATTGGTGGCTTCGCCAAGGAGTATCAGATAGCGCCAATCCCCGAGCGCCTGGCTTCACTAGGCGTGACGCTGCAGGATGTGGTCACCGCTCTGGACCGCAACAACGGAAACGTGGGCGCGGGCTACATCGAAAAGCGCGGTGAACAGTACCTCATTCGAGCACCAGGACAGGTGAAGTCCTTGGAAGACATTGGCGACGTGATCCTTAGTAGTGCCAACGGCGTGCCCGTGCGCATCCGGGACGTGGCTGAAGTGGGTATTGGCCGGGAGCTGCGAACGGGCGCCGCAACGGACAACGGGCGAGAAGTGGTTCTCGGTACCGTGTTCATGCTGATCGGCGAAAACAGCCGGACCGTCTCGCAGGCCGTGAGCAAGAAGATGGTCGAGGTCAACAAGAGCCTTCCCGAAGGAGTCCACGCGGTGACGGTCTACGACCGTACCGTGCTCGTCGACAAGGCCATCAGTACGGTGAAGAAGAACCTGTTAGAAGGTGCCGTTCTCGTGATCGTGATCCTGTTCCTTTTTCTGGGGAACATCCGTGCAGCGATCATCACGGCAATGGTCATCCCCTTGTCGATGCTCTTCACGTTCACAGGCATGGTCCAGTACAAGGTGAGCGCCAACCTGATGAGCCTAGGAGCCCTGGACTTCGGCATCATCATTGACGGTGCTGTCGTGATCGTGGAGAACTGCGTGCGGCGTCTGGCCCATGCGCAGGCGCATCACGGCCGACCGCTGACGCGAGCAGAGCGCTTCCATGAAGTGTTCCTGGCATCCCAGGAGTCGCGCCGTCCCTTGCTGTTCGGACAGCTGATCATCATGGTGGTGTATCTGCCCATCTTCGCGCTCACGGGCGTTGAGGGAAAGATGTTTCACCCGATGGCATTCACCGTTGTCGCCGCCCTGGTGGGCGCGATGATTTTGTCCGTGACGTTCATCCCTGCAGCCGTAGCGCTCTTCATCGGCAATCGGGTTAGCGAAAAGGAGAATTTTCTCCTGGGCCATGCCAAGCGCCTCTATGCGCCCATGCTCGATCGCGTAATGTCCGCCAAAGCGCTCGTTCTCACCATCGCCGCCGTCGCGGTGATCTTGTGTGGAGTGATCGCGACCCGCATGGGCAGCGAGTTTGTTCCCAATCTCAATGAAGGTGACTTTGCAATTCAGGCACTGCGCATTCCGGGCACCAGCCTATCCCAGTCGGTTGCAATGCAGCAGCAGATCGAAAGCACCTTGAAAGCGAAGTTCCCCGAGATCGAACGAATCTTCGCCAGGACCGGAACTGCGGAGATTGCCTCGGACCCCATGCCGCCGAACATCTCAGACGGGTACATCATGCTCAAGCCGATGGACGAATGGCCGGAGCCTCGCAAGACCAGGGACGAACTGCTCGCGGCGATCCAGGAGATCCTTGGGAAAATTCCCGGCAACAACTATGAGTTTTCTCAACCCATTCAGCTGCGCTTCAACGAGCTGATCTCGGGTGTGCGCAGTGACGTGGCAGTAAAAATCTTCGGTGACGACATGGAAGTGTTGAACAAGTCTGCTGAAGAAGTGTCTGCAATGCTGCAGAAGATCCAGGGCTCATCCGAGGTGAAGGTCGAGCAGACGACGGGCCTGCCGATGCTCACTGTGAACATAGACCGGCAGAAGGCCGCGCGCTATGGATTGAACGTTGCTGACATCCAGGACACCGTGGCTACTGCCATTGGCGGGCGCGAGGCCGGCACCATGTTCGAGGGAGACCGTCGATTCGACATTCTTGTTCGCCTCCCTGAGGCCCTGCGCAATGACCTGGAAGGCATGAAGCGGCTGCCCATACCGCTGCCGCGTTCTGCGGAAGCCAGGACGAATTTCATCCCACTGGGTGAAGTCGCCACATTCGAACTTGCGCCCGGCCCCAACCAGGTCAGCCGCGAGAACGGCAAGCGACGTATCGTGGTGAGCACCAACGTGCGGGGACGCGATGTGGGTTCCTTTGTAGCGGAGGCCGAGCAAGGCTTGGCTCAGATCAAGATTCCTACGGGCTACTGGACGAGCTGGGGCGGAACCTTTGAGAACCTGCAATCGGCCACTAAGCGCCTGCAGATCGTTGTGCCAGTGTCCCTGCTGCTGGTCTTTGTACTGCTGTTCGCGATGTTCGGAAACGCCAAGGACGGATTGCTGGTCTTCACCGGCATCCCATTCGCTTTGACGGGGGGCATCCTGGCGCTTTGGCTTCGCGACATTCCGATGTCCATCTCAGCTGCCGTTGGGTTCATCGCGCTTTCAGGGGTCGCCGTGCTCAACGGGCTGGTGATGATTTCCTACATTCGCAGCTTGAGGGAAGAAGGTGTTGGGCTTGACGATGCAATCCGCGAAGGCGCTCTGACACGATTGCGCCCCGTTCTCATGACGGCGCTCGTGGCCTCCCTGGGCTTCATTCCCATGGCAATCGCTACTGGCACCGGCGCTGAAGTCCAGCGTCCTTTGGCAACCGTCGTGATCGGTGGAATTCTTTCTTCCACACTGCTCACGTTGCTCGTTCTGCCGATTCTTTACCGTCTGGCCCACAGGCCCGATGAGGAAGAGGAGGATGTTTCGGCCGAACCTTCTCACCCGGTCGCTTCCACTCCCGTGTAG
- the cadR gene encoding Cd(II)/Pb(II)-responsive transcriptional regulator — translation MKIGQLSEVARTQVETIRFYEREGLLAEPKRTAGNYRIYDQTHLDRLLFIRHCRALDMTLDEIRVLLRFLDAPTENCSAVNALIDAHLGHVAARVKELHLLEIQLRSLQQRCQAGHVVSECGILNELTQQSRIGQSGAPELLGRGRGL, via the coding sequence ATGAAGATTGGTCAGTTGTCGGAAGTCGCGCGTACGCAGGTCGAGACGATCCGCTTCTACGAGCGCGAAGGGCTCTTGGCGGAGCCGAAGCGCACGGCGGGGAACTACCGCATCTACGATCAGACGCATCTGGATCGTCTCTTGTTCATTCGCCATTGCCGTGCCTTGGACATGACGCTGGACGAGATCCGGGTGCTGCTGCGTTTCCTGGACGCCCCCACCGAGAACTGCTCTGCGGTGAATGCTCTGATTGACGCACATCTTGGCCATGTGGCCGCGCGCGTCAAGGAGTTGCACCTGCTGGAAATCCAACTCAGATCGCTTCAGCAACGCTGCCAAGCGGGGCACGTTGTCAGTGAATGTGGAATTCTCAACGAGTTGACGCAGCAATCTCGAATTGGCCAGTCGGGGGCGCCTGAGTTGCTCGGACGGGGGCGTGGACTCTAA